The Spongiibacter tropicus DSM 19543 genomic interval GGGCAGAACGATTCGCAAAGCGAAGAGCAGTTGCTGCGTTTGCGGGCGCCTACCCGCAAGGGCAAAGACAGCAACAAAGTACGCATCAGCGGTGTGGGCAATCTGCTCACCCATTTTGCGCGGTGCTGCAAGCCGCTGCCTGGCGAGGCGATTGCCGGTTACATTACGGTTGGGCGCGGAGTCAGTGTGCACCGACAGGATTGCAGCAAGCTGCTCCAGCTCCAGAGCGTAGAGCCGCACCGGATTATTGCTGTGGACTGGGAGCAGGAGCAGATCGACACCTATCCCGTCGATATCGAATTGCAGGCTTTCGACCGTCAGGGGCTGCTGCGGGATATCACCTTGCAGCTGGCCACCGAGAAAGTGAATGTCGTGTCTCTGAATACGGTAACCGATACCGCGCAGCATATGGCGACAATGCGCATCCGCTTGGAAATCAGTGATGTGGCTGCGTTGTCAGGATTGCTGAATCGCCTGAATGGGCTGCCCAACGTGGTGTCTGTTGAGCGGGTTCGGGAGGGCGGATGACTGCTGCACGCTTCAGTCTTGATGACCTCCGTTACCTGATGGCGCGCCTGCGCGACCCTGAAGACGGCTGCCCCTGGGATTTGAAGCAGGACTTTCAGAGCATCGTGCCTCACACGCTGGAAGAAACGTATGAGTTGGCGGATGCCATTGCCTCTGAAGACCTCGACCAGATTCGCCAGGAAATGGGCGATGTACTATTCCAGCTGATTTTCTACAGTCGTTTGGCGGAAGAGCAGTCTGCATTTGATTTCGATGACGTCGTAGACGGTATCACCTGCAAGCTGCTCAGACGTCACCCCCATGTGTTTCCGGCTGGCACCCTTGAGAGCCGTCGGAGCAGTGATGCCCCGGAAGAGGCGCAGATCAAGCAGCGTTGGGAAGAAATCAAAGCCGAAGAGCGAGGCGAGAAAGCCCAGCACAGTGCGCTGGACGATATTCCCCAGGCGCTGCCTGCCGCCAGTCGCGCCAGTAAACTGCAAAAGCGCGCAAGCCAGCTTGGGTTTGACTGGGAAAATATTGAGGGCGTTGTAGACGCACTGCACGATGAGCTGGCAGAGCTGCGCGAGGCCATGCAGGCCGGAGAGCAGGCTGCTATCGAGGATGAATTGGGGGATGTGCTGTTTTCCGTCGTTAACCTCAGTAGACATCTCGGTCTGGATGCCGAAGCGACGCTCCGCAAAGCGGGTCAGAAGTTTGAACGCCGGTTTCGTTTTGTTGAGGCGCGGGCGGAAGAAGGTGAGGGCGTCAGTGCCACGCCCCGCAGCCAGCTAGAAGATTTCTGGCGCGAGGCGAAGGAAGCTGGGCTGTAAGCTGGCCCGGCAAGTCCCGTTTCAGTGCTTGTTCTGCTCCTGACTGAGGTGTTTTTCCGCGAGACTTAGATACCGCGGAGTGGGCCCCACGTCCTCATACATTGGATCACCCAGCTCATCCGTGGCAACGATTTTGTCCCCGCGAACGTAGGGCATCATGCTTTCCACCTCATTCAGCGATGCGCTGAGCAGGTCCGTAATCAGCTCTTCAATATCCCGGCGGGGATACAGCTCAGCCAGTGCTTTCAGCTTGGCAGCATCCTCTACCGGTAGTCTGACCCGGTACTCTTCCTGGGTTAGTGTGCCGCTGGCCGTTTTTTCCCAGAGCGATAACAGTTCACGCAGTTTCATTGCTACTCCCGTGCTTGCTGGCTTAGTCACTCTAATACTAGGCCTGTTGCCGGAAAAAGCACCAGCAACAGGGCTGTGAATTCTACGTCTGTTGGGTATGAAAGGGCCGTGTTAGAGTGGTTGAGTTAGCTATCCTCGACTTTCGTAGACTTGTGCCTCGCCCCATAGCTGTGTATCGTTGCAGCCATTAAATGCTGCTCGAAACTGCACTACACCGTGCGTTTGCACCGATAATCTGTACACCGGATATTCCCGCGAGCTTTGACTGAAAGCGCACTCGCGGCGTTAAGCTATCACCTTGATCTGGCAGTGACTCGTGCGGCTCATTCCGCTTTTACCATGCTTTGGGAGTTAGACCATGCGCGTAATTTTGTTAGGGCCTCCGGGGGCCGGAAAAGGGACTCAGGCCCAATTCATTACCGAGAAATTCGGTATCCCCCAGATCTCTACCGGTGACATGCTTCGTGCCGCAGTAAAAGCGGGTTCGGAACTGGGTTTGAAAGTGAAGGACATTATGGCCTCAGGCGGCCTGGTGTCTGATGACATTATTATCGCGTTGGTCAAAGAGCGCATTACGCAGGAAGACTGCGTCAATGGTTTCCTGTTCGACGGCTTCCCCCGCACGATTCCTCAGGCAGAAGCGCTGCAGAGTGCCGGTGTGACGATCGATCATGTGCTCGAAATTGCAGTGGCTGACGAAGAAATCGTTACTCGCATGAGTGGACGTCGGACCCATGAGTCATCGGGTCGGACTTACCATGTTGTCTACAATCCGCCCAAAGAAGAGGGCAAGGATGATTTGACCGGTGAGCCGCTGATTCAGCGCGAAGACGATAAAGAAGAAACCGTCCGCAATCGTTTGAATGTCTATCACGAGCAAACCAAGCCGCTGGTCAATTTCTACAGCGAGCTGGGTGGC includes:
- the mazG gene encoding nucleoside triphosphate pyrophosphohydrolase, which produces MTAARFSLDDLRYLMARLRDPEDGCPWDLKQDFQSIVPHTLEETYELADAIASEDLDQIRQEMGDVLFQLIFYSRLAEEQSAFDFDDVVDGITCKLLRRHPHVFPAGTLESRRSSDAPEEAQIKQRWEEIKAEERGEKAQHSALDDIPQALPAASRASKLQKRASQLGFDWENIEGVVDALHDELAELREAMQAGEQAAIEDELGDVLFSVVNLSRHLGLDAEATLRKAGQKFERRFRFVEARAEEGEGVSATPRSQLEDFWREAKEAGL
- the adk gene encoding adenylate kinase — protein: MRVILLGPPGAGKGTQAQFITEKFGIPQISTGDMLRAAVKAGSELGLKVKDIMASGGLVSDDIIIALVKERITQEDCVNGFLFDGFPRTIPQAEALQSAGVTIDHVLEIAVADEEIVTRMSGRRTHESSGRTYHVVYNPPKEEGKDDLTGEPLIQREDDKEETVRNRLNVYHEQTKPLVNFYSELGGDDAPKYARIDGVGSVDEITRRVLEALQG